A window of the Dyadobacter pollutisoli genome harbors these coding sequences:
- a CDS encoding FecR family protein, whose protein sequence is MTPSFDHFTVADFLTCDDFVSHQLSPDERTNALWNSWLAGNPANVDEWTQAVHLLESIRIGLHHYAATVLSEDTINGLLQRIKETNNIAETTPFVGPLNRFKWLAAASVLVICGLFAAMWLTRQDSKTYYANRIADHNATYVEKVNTGKEVESIVLPDSSVVELAPGSKLAFSSQFNKATRDVFLSGEATFEVTKNARKPFLVYANEVVTKVLGTKFKVRAFDDEKDVLVNVSSGQVSVFREKDHLTNKDVNLSAKNGLLLLPNQKAVFSRQTEEFNKTLVEQPAIIAKGKEVFQFNYDSVPIAKVFEDLEKSYGIAIRFNREQLKECELSASLKTETFDEKLEVICKTINAEYQKFDGQIIINGGGCQ, encoded by the coding sequence TTGACTCCATCATTCGACCACTTTACGGTAGCTGACTTTCTGACCTGCGACGACTTCGTAAGCCACCAGCTCTCCCCTGACGAACGTACCAACGCGTTGTGGAACTCCTGGCTGGCAGGTAACCCGGCCAATGTGGATGAATGGACCCAGGCAGTACATTTGCTCGAATCCATCCGCATCGGGCTGCATCATTATGCCGCTACTGTGCTCTCGGAAGACACGATCAACGGACTGCTGCAAAGGATTAAGGAAACAAACAACATTGCGGAAACAACCCCATTCGTGGGACCGTTGAACCGTTTCAAATGGCTTGCTGCGGCATCGGTACTTGTGATTTGCGGATTATTTGCAGCGATGTGGCTAACCAGGCAGGACTCCAAAACTTACTACGCTAACCGGATTGCAGATCATAACGCGACCTATGTGGAAAAGGTCAATACTGGTAAAGAGGTCGAAAGTATCGTTTTGCCTGACAGCTCGGTCGTGGAGCTGGCACCGGGCAGCAAGCTGGCTTTTAGCAGTCAGTTTAACAAAGCCACCAGAGATGTGTTTTTGTCCGGAGAAGCCACTTTTGAGGTAACTAAAAATGCTCGTAAGCCCTTTCTGGTTTATGCGAATGAGGTGGTTACGAAGGTTTTGGGTACGAAATTCAAGGTACGTGCCTTCGACGATGAAAAGGATGTGCTGGTCAATGTTTCGTCGGGGCAAGTTTCCGTTTTCAGGGAAAAAGACCATTTGACGAATAAAGACGTGAATTTGTCAGCAAAGAATGGACTGCTGCTGCTACCGAACCAAAAGGCCGTCTTCTCACGCCAAACAGAGGAATTTAACAAAACCCTGGTCGAACAGCCTGCGATTATCGCAAAAGGTAAAGAGGTGTTCCAGTTTAATTACGACTCAGTACCTATTGCCAAAGTTTTTGAAGATCTGGAAAAATCCTACGGGATAGCGATTCGCTTTAATCGCGAGCAACTGAAAGAATGCGAGCTCAGTGCATCACTGAAAACGGAGACATTCGATGAAAAGCTGGAAGTGATTTGCAAGACGATCAATGCAGAATATCAGAAGTTTGACGGTCAGATCATTATCAATGGTGGCGGCTGCCAGTAA
- a CDS encoding RNA polymerase sigma factor: MSQVTEQELWIAFQHGDEEAYTKLYRLYIKDMYRYGSSLVTTSEAFVLDCIHDVFTELWVKRERLSVPDNVKYYLLKALKTRVMHLLERKERAFAPLSEVNIEMFEPTDLEILEELEVATSRQEKLRMLISKLPHRQQEAIKLRFIENLNYNQIGDILEMNTQSAKNLVFRAVEKLRGWIVLPIYSLFLYFFGLN; encoded by the coding sequence TTGTCCCAGGTAACCGAACAAGAACTTTGGATCGCATTCCAGCACGGAGACGAGGAGGCTTACACTAAGCTTTATCGGCTGTATATCAAGGACATGTACCGGTATGGTTCCAGTCTGGTTACTACTTCGGAGGCTTTCGTGCTGGATTGCATTCACGACGTTTTTACTGAGCTGTGGGTGAAGCGTGAGAGGCTTTCTGTGCCTGACAATGTTAAATATTATTTGTTAAAAGCACTCAAAACCAGGGTCATGCATTTGTTGGAGCGTAAGGAAAGGGCATTCGCGCCGCTTTCAGAAGTGAACATCGAAATGTTTGAACCTACTGATCTTGAAATTCTGGAAGAACTGGAAGTGGCGACTTCCCGGCAGGAAAAATTGCGGATGCTGATTTCAAAATTACCCCACCGGCAGCAAGAGGCCATAAAACTGCGATTTATTGAAAACCTCAACTACAACCAGATCGGCGACATTCTGGAAATGAATACGCAATCTGCTAAAAATCTGGTATTTCGGGCTGTCGAAAAGCTTCGTGGCTGGATCGTGTTGCCTATTTATTCACTTTTTCTATATTTTTTTGGGTTAAACTGA
- a CDS encoding DoxX family protein, protein MPEIILILVFVIALLVIKKTRGTYEVALAARIGMAAMLVVTGIAHFAFTKGMAMMLPEFIGQRELIIYATGIVEFAAAAGLLLPKFRVLTGWLLILFFVLLLPANIYAAQNHINLQTASHDGNGPGYLWFRIPLQVFFIAWVYLSAVKSEKVPVRG, encoded by the coding sequence ATGCCCGAAATTATTTTAATACTCGTCTTCGTGATCGCTTTGCTGGTCATCAAAAAAACAAGGGGAACTTATGAAGTCGCACTGGCCGCACGGATCGGAATGGCAGCTATGCTGGTCGTCACAGGAATTGCACACTTCGCATTCACCAAAGGAATGGCCATGATGCTGCCGGAATTCATCGGTCAGCGGGAACTGATCATCTACGCGACGGGAATAGTGGAATTTGCCGCAGCCGCCGGGCTACTCTTACCCAAATTCCGGGTGCTTACGGGCTGGTTGCTGATTTTGTTTTTTGTACTACTCCTCCCAGCCAACATTTACGCCGCCCAAAACCATATCAATCTTCAAACCGCCAGCCATGATGGTAACGGGCCGGGTTATCTATGGTTCAGGATACCATTGCAAGTGTTCTTCATTGCCTGGGTTTATTTGTCTGCGGTGAAAAGTGAGAAAGTACCTGTTCGCGGCTAG
- a CDS encoding Crp/Fnr family transcriptional regulator, which produces MECIFFEALAAEGYLSFIEEGMARFFLSKKEEELTFDFAFAGEFLSGYSSFITQSPASFNVQALAKTTLWRISYPDLQTIYATTSVGNRIGRYAAEQLFLTKARREMDFLTQSAEERYLNLFKEQTRLIQLIPGRYLASYIGITPQALSRIRKRIY; this is translated from the coding sequence ATGGAATGCATTTTCTTCGAAGCTCTCGCGGCCGAAGGCTATCTTTCGTTCATTGAAGAAGGTATGGCCCGTTTTTTTCTTTCCAAAAAGGAGGAAGAACTCACATTTGACTTCGCATTTGCAGGTGAATTTCTGAGTGGTTATAGTTCTTTTATCACCCAATCGCCTGCCAGTTTTAATGTCCAGGCATTGGCCAAAACCACATTATGGCGGATCAGTTATCCGGATTTGCAGACGATTTATGCCACTACGAGCGTCGGGAACCGCATTGGCAGGTACGCGGCTGAGCAGCTGTTTTTGACCAAAGCCCGCCGCGAAATGGATTTTTTGACGCAGAGCGCCGAGGAGCGGTATTTGAACCTTTTCAAAGAACAAACCCGGCTCATTCAGCTGATTCCTGGCAGGTACCTGGCATCTTACATTGGTATTACGCCGCAAGCACTGAGCCGCATCCGTAAGCGAATTTATTAA
- a CDS encoding OmpA family protein: MKIFAAFAILFFAIWDKALCQSLINERHAGPQAALSVVQPPQPPTVTKKRVSVRVLDKNTLKPVISTLIVTGQKPGKQIIPTFENGVYKFKIPVNDTSIISIFADGYELLIESITANKMGAREVFYLTPKSEAASAANAMLVSNRTPTGSRRILTEEVRSVLHFKRSRAIILTASKPELDRLVEHLAENPEISIRLAGHTDSEGDAGKNMSLSNERVKVVKQYLVDHHIAAGRISGKGFGSNVPAAPNDCEENRRRNRRVEIIVTEE; the protein is encoded by the coding sequence ATGAAGATCTTCGCTGCATTCGCCATATTATTTTTTGCAATTTGGGATAAAGCACTGTGCCAGAGCCTGATCAATGAACGTCATGCTGGTCCACAGGCAGCATTGTCGGTGGTGCAGCCGCCCCAGCCTCCTACGGTTACGAAGAAAAGGGTTTCAGTAAGGGTTTTGGATAAAAATACATTAAAACCAGTCATTTCTACGCTGATTGTTACGGGTCAAAAGCCCGGTAAACAGATCATTCCAACATTTGAAAACGGCGTGTATAAATTCAAGATCCCCGTGAATGACACCAGCATCATCTCCATTTTTGCCGACGGCTACGAACTGCTGATCGAATCCATTACGGCTAATAAAATGGGTGCAAGGGAGGTTTTTTATCTCACCCCCAAATCAGAAGCAGCATCAGCCGCCAACGCAATGCTGGTGTCCAATCGTACCCCAACCGGTTCCAGACGCATTCTGACCGAGGAAGTCAGATCGGTACTGCATTTCAAAAGAAGCAGGGCCATTATCCTCACAGCCTCGAAACCCGAGCTGGACCGGCTTGTGGAGCATTTGGCAGAGAACCCAGAGATCAGCATCAGGCTGGCAGGGCATACCGACAGCGAAGGTGATGCGGGAAAGAATATGAGCCTTTCCAATGAGCGGGTGAAAGTGGTGAAGCAATACCTGGTAGACCACCACATAGCTGCGGGCAGGATCTCAGGCAAAGGTTTTGGCAGCAATGTACCCGCTGCGCCAAACGACTGTGAGGAAAACCGCAGACGAAACCGGCGTGTGGAAATCATTGTGACTGAGGAATAA
- a CDS encoding arylsulfatase, giving the protein MVVSPLLFLQISTFTFLLLSGFSSVFAQKKTVPETRPNIILIMVDDLGYSDIGAYGSEIKTPNLDQLASEGIRFREFYNNSICAPTRASLITGQYPHKAGVGYFNVNLGLPPYQGYLNKESLTFGEVLRGAGYSTLLSGKWHVGDDSLAWPNQRGFDRFYGFIGGASNYFDIGQYGQAPPVPLVENNKRTTLPKDKYLTDEIADHAISFLDEQSKTSKPFFLYLSFNAPHWPLQALPEDIAKYKGRYSVGWDSLRAERIRRQKALGISDPNQAIAVRDNQVPLWDNVPYDEKKLWEAKMEIYAAMVDRVDQNIGKLLEKLKALKKDDNTLIVFISDNGAQGGYSGSSGRKPPRNTGPIGTAGSYGYQDQSWAYVSNTPHAYYKNNMHEGGISAPFIAWFPKQIKANSIVKGTGHLIDLAPTFYELANAKYPATWNGTNIHVLPGKSLVPVLTGKSEQVGREEPIFWERAGNRAVRKGKWKIVSTYPSYKWELYDLEKDRGETTDLAASRTDIVNELSADYVRWADKTGVVDYDKIKPANPIGDPVPRQANGMRRDIP; this is encoded by the coding sequence ATGGTGGTTTCTCCTCTGCTTTTTCTTCAAATCTCCACATTTACCTTCTTGCTACTGAGCGGCTTTTCCAGTGTTTTTGCTCAAAAAAAGACTGTCCCCGAAACACGCCCGAACATCATCCTGATCATGGTCGACGACCTGGGATACTCCGATATCGGTGCTTATGGGTCTGAGATCAAAACCCCGAACCTGGACCAGCTGGCGTCCGAAGGGATTCGTTTCCGCGAATTTTACAATAATTCCATCTGCGCCCCGACGCGTGCATCGCTCATTACCGGCCAGTACCCGCACAAGGCAGGGGTTGGTTATTTCAATGTCAATCTCGGCTTGCCGCCTTATCAGGGATATCTCAATAAAGAATCGCTCACATTTGGAGAGGTGCTGCGCGGCGCCGGGTACAGCACCCTGCTGAGCGGAAAGTGGCACGTTGGTGACGACAGCCTTGCATGGCCGAACCAGCGCGGATTTGACCGTTTTTACGGCTTTATCGGCGGGGCGAGCAACTATTTTGATATCGGCCAATATGGGCAGGCGCCGCCCGTTCCATTGGTTGAAAACAACAAGAGGACGACATTGCCCAAGGACAAATACCTCACCGACGAAATCGCCGATCACGCGATCAGCTTTCTGGATGAGCAAAGCAAAACGTCCAAACCATTCTTTTTATACCTCTCATTCAATGCGCCGCACTGGCCGTTACAGGCACTTCCCGAAGACATTGCCAAGTACAAAGGCCGGTACAGCGTAGGCTGGGACTCGCTCAGGGCCGAGCGCATTCGCCGCCAGAAAGCATTGGGTATTTCCGATCCAAACCAGGCGATCGCCGTCAGGGATAATCAGGTACCATTGTGGGATAACGTTCCTTACGATGAAAAGAAACTTTGGGAAGCCAAAATGGAGATCTACGCCGCCATGGTTGACCGCGTTGATCAGAACATTGGCAAGCTTCTCGAAAAGTTGAAAGCGTTGAAAAAAGATGATAACACATTGATAGTCTTTATTTCCGACAATGGTGCACAAGGCGGTTATTCAGGTTCGTCGGGACGCAAGCCGCCACGCAATACCGGCCCGATAGGAACCGCCGGATCTTACGGCTACCAGGACCAGTCGTGGGCGTACGTCTCTAACACGCCGCATGCATACTATAAAAACAACATGCACGAAGGAGGAATCAGCGCGCCATTCATCGCCTGGTTTCCAAAGCAGATCAAAGCCAACAGCATTGTGAAAGGCACCGGTCACCTCATCGACCTTGCGCCTACATTCTACGAGCTCGCCAACGCCAAATATCCGGCAACATGGAATGGTACCAACATTCATGTACTCCCGGGAAAAAGCCTCGTGCCGGTACTGACTGGTAAAAGTGAGCAGGTGGGCCGGGAAGAGCCCATATTCTGGGAAAGAGCAGGTAACCGCGCAGTACGAAAAGGAAAATGGAAAATTGTTTCCACCTATCCCTCCTACAAATGGGAGCTATACGATCTCGAAAAAGACAGGGGTGAAACGACCGACCTGGCAGCCTCGCGAACTGACATTGTTAACGAGCTATCGGCTGACTATGTGCGCTGGGCTGATAAAACCGGCGTCGTGGACTACGACAAGATCAAACCTGCCAACCCGATCGGAGACCCCGTACCACGGCAGGCCAACGGCATGCGAAGGGATATTCCGTGA